A segment of the Chryseobacterium scophthalmum genome:
TTAAAAGACAAAATGATTCTCAGCATCATTCAGGAAGACTCTACCTATTCTGTGAAAGAAATTTCAGAAAAGATTGGTCTTACCTTTACTCCGACGTATGAACGTATCAAACAGCTGGAAAAACAAGGAATCATCGAAAAATATGTTGGTCTTTTGAACCGTGAAAAACTGGGCTTAAATATTGTTGTTTATTGCAATGTTCGTTTGAAAGAACAATCGAAAAAAGTGCTTGAAACTTTTGAGAAAAACATTATGCAACACGATGAAGTTCAGGAAATCATCAGTCTTTCGGGTGAATATGATTATATGCTGAAGATTATCGCTAAAGACATCAATTCTTACAATAATTTTACGGTAAATGTAATTTCAAATATTCCTAATATCGGACAATATCATAGTTCTATCGTACTTCACGAGGTTAAAAAATCTACTAAGTTTAAGATTGATTTAGGTTAAAAAATATTTAATCATTTGAAAATGCTTCGACTTCGCTCAACATGACATTTCTAATACTAAAGTCATTTTCTAGCGGTGTCGTGCTAAGCGGAGTCGAAGCATCTAAGAATAGTTTTAGTTTAAAACTATCAACCCAATAATTTATTTTTCAGCTTATTAAACTGATATTCTATTTTATCCAGACAAAGATTTCCAATACTTCCCTGATGGGTATGATTTAGCTTTGCTATTTCAAAATCAAACTCATTATTTTCAATCTCCTGCCCTACTTTTACATAGGCATCACGGAATGAACTTCCGTTTTTTACTTCTTCATTAATTTTCTCTACACTGAAAAGATATTTGTACTTTTCATCTTCCAAAATCCCATCTTTCACCTGAATATTCGGTAAGGTATAACTCAAAATCTCAAGACATTCTTTCAAAGAATCGATTGCAGGAAAAAGAATTTCTTTCGTCAACTGCATATCTCGGTGATAACCGGAAGGAAGATTGTTCGTCAACATAATAAACTCATTCGGTAAGGACTGAATTCTATTGCAACGTGCACGAACCAGTTCGAAAATATCCGGATTTTTCTTGTGAGGCATAATGCTGCTTCCTGTTGTAAATTCTTTAGGAAAACTGATAAAATCAAAATTCTGACTTAAATACAGGCAAACATCATAAGAAAATTTACCTAAAGTTCCTGCCAAAGTTGCCATTGCCATAGACAACATTTTCTCTGATTTTCCACGCGTCATTTGAGCATAAACGGAATTGTAATTCATCGACTGAAAACCTAAATTATAGGTCGTACTCTCACGATCAATCGGGAAAGACGAACCATAACCCGCCGCCGAACCTAATGGATTTTTATTAATGATATTTTTAACCGAAAATAACATTTCGACATCATCTAACAACGCTTCTGCATACGCTCCAAACCATAATCCAAACGATGAAGGCATCGCAATCTGTAAATGCGTATAACCTGGAAGCAAAACATTTTTATGCTGATCCGCCAGTTTGATTAATATTTGAAAGAATTCGTCTGTCAACGCTGTAATTTCACGAATTTCATCAACCAAATACAATTTAATATCTAATAAAACCTGATCATTTCTAGAACGCGCCGTATGAATTTTCTTTCCTGTATCTCCTAATTTTTCAATTAAGATAGATTCAACCTGCGAGTGAATGTCTTCCGCAGTTTTATCGATTTCAAAAGTTCCATTTTCGATATCTTCTAAAATCTCTCCCAAAACAGATAACATCTGCTTTGATTCTTCATTCGAAATAATTCCCACTTCTGCCAACATTTTACAATGCGCCATCGAACCTTGAACATCGTATTTCGCCAGACGTTCATCAAAGTCAAGATCCTTCCCGACTGTAAATTTGTTAACTAATATATTGGTGGCGTTGTCATCTTTTTGCCATATTTTTTTCATAAAATTTCTTTTTTGTTGGAAGATGGAAGCTGGGTGCTGGAAGTTTACTACCAACCGCTTTATCTTCTTTTTTATTTTATTCGCTTTGTCATTCCGACGAAGGAGGAATCTATTTTAAAAATGCAGATTTTTCACTTCGCTTTCTGAATGACAAAACCTACTATTTTTCTTTTGTCTTGAAACAAAAGAAACAAAAATTCAAGACTGGAAACTTCCGCTAAAAAATATTTTTATTCTCTAAAAATCCCAAAACTCGTGCGAATTGAATATTGGTTCTTCAATTCTATATTTCTCTCGCACTCAAACAGTAGGATTTTCTTAACGTTCATAAAATTATTTTTCTTAACGCTCCATTTTCCTAAGTCGATATTAAACCTCCATCATCCTTCTTCAAGCTTCCATCTTATAAAACTTTTTCAAGAATCTGGATGTAAATCTCAATTCCTTCCTCAATTTCTTTGATGAAAATAAATTCATCCGCAGTGTGTGAGCGCCTACTGTCACCAGGACCGATTTTTACCGATGTACAAGGAATGATTGCCTGATCGGATGAAGTTGGAGAGCCATAAGTTGTCCTACCGATTTCCAAACCAGCCTGTACGAATGGATGTTCCATTTCGATTTTTGATGAATTTAATCTGAAAGACCTTGCCGTTAAAGTCGATTTCATCTGCGATTGAATGATCTCAAACGCTTCTTTATTAGAATATTCATCCGTAACCCTTACATCCAAAGTAAAAGCACACGATTCTGGAACGACATTATGCTGAACTCCGGCATGAATTCCCGAAAGTGTCACCTTAACCTCTCCCAAATAATCCGAAACTTTTGGAAATTTAAAGTTTAAAATTTGCTGCAGATCTTCCATGCATTTTATGATCGAATTATCGTCATTCGGATGAGCGGCGTGAGAAGGAGTTCCTTTCATTTCTCCATCAATGACCAAAAGTCCTTTTTCCGCAATCGCCAGATCCATCTGCGTTGGTTCCCCTACAATAGCAAGCTCCACATTCGGAAGCTGCGAAAATAAAGCTTCTATCCCATCAAACCCTGAGATCTCCTCCTCTGCCGTCAAAGCAATAACTAAATTATATTTTAAGTCTTCTTTATCAAAAAAATGCAAAAAAACCTGTGCCATAGAAACCAATGAAGCTCCCGCATCGTTGCTTCCCAATCCGAATAACTTTCCATCTTTTTCAATCGGTAAAAAAGGATCTAAAGTATAAGCTTTATTTGGTTTTACGGTATCGTGATGCGTATTCAACAAAATTGATGGTTTGAAAACATCAAAATTTTTATTCACTGCCCAAATGTTATTTTTAAAACGTTTTGTAGGAATACTGTTCTTTTTAAAAAAGTTTTCGATTTCCACAGACGTATTAAATTCATCTTTGCTGAATGACGGGATTTCAATCAGTTTTTTCAACAATTCTACTGCATTATTCAGTAATTCTTCTTTACTATAAACAGATCTCAGTTCCTGCATGATGATTTTCTATATGGTTTTTTAGTGCGGTTTCCTTAATCAAGAATACCTTATTAACTTTATTTTTCACTGCTCCAAGAGCATTTTCTAATTTGGGAAGAATTCCTTTATGAAGCTTTCCTTCATCTTTTAAGGTTGAAAATTTTTCTTCTGAAATATTTTTGATGACAGATTCAGGATTGTTTACATCTTCCAAAACGCCCTCTTTATCAAAACAATACAACAATTCAACATCATATTTTACCGATAAAGCCTGAGCAATTACCGAAGCAATGGTATCTGCATTGGTATTGAAAAGATGCCCTTTTTTATCGTGAGTAATCGCGGAAAACACAGGAACTAATTCAAGTTTTAATAATTTTGAAATCAATTTTCTGTTCACGCTTTTCTCCGTAATATCACCCACAAATCCGAAGTCTATTTCTGCGTGTTCTCTTTTTTTGGCTTTAATTAAATTGGCATCAGCTCCCGAAAATCCCATTGCTTTACATTTTTTATGCTGAAGTTTTGCGACAATATTTTTGTTGATTCCTCCTGCATACACCATCGCCACAATATCCAAAGTATCTTTATCTGTAATTCTTCGTCCGTTAACCATTTTCTGTTCAACGCCTAATTTATCAGCTAAAGTTGTCGCTAATTTTCCGCCTCCATGAACCAAAATTTTCTTTTCTTTAATTTCAGAAAACTGCTCTAAAAATTCGTTCAATAATTCCTCATCATCAATTAAAGCACCGCCGATTTTTATGATGTATAATTTTTCTTTCATTACAAACCTTTTTTGAGAACCTTGTCAAGGTTTTAAACCTTGACAAGGTTTGCGATTGTAACCTCATAGATTTTAAAACCCATGAGGTCTAGTTGTTAAGAATTCAATTCATCCAAAATTTCACTGAAAACAGCTTGTGCGGAGAAAATTCGATTTTTTGCCTGTTGATAAATGATGGAATTTTCACCATCCATCACCTCATCACTCAATTCTACATTACGACGAACGGGAAGACAATGCATTACTTTTGCCCGATTGGTATTGGCTAATTTTTCGTTCGTCAGCATCCAGTTTTCTTTCACTTCTGGCATTGCTGCATAATCATCAAAAGATGACCAGTTTTTTACATAAATGAAATCCGCATCTTTCAAAGCTTCATCCTGATTGTGAATTACTTTTACGTCTTTTGTAAAGTTTTTATCTAAATTATATCCTTCTGGATTTGTGATTACCAACTCAACATCCATTTCCTGCATCCATTCTGCGAAAGAATTCCCAACCGCATGAGCAATTGGTTTGATATGTGGAGCCCAAGTCAACACAACTTTCGGTTTTTTGTCAGTCTTGAGCTTGTCGAAAGACCAGTTTTCAGTAATCGTAATGCAATCTGCCAAACTTTGCAAAGGGTGACGCGTTGCCGATTCCAAAGAGATAACCGGAACTTTTGCATGTTGCTCGAACTGGCTTAAAATACTTTCGTTAACATCATCTTCCTTGCTTTTCATTCCTGCAAAACAACGCACTGCGATGATATCACAATATTGATTTAATACTTCGATAGCATCTTTGATATGTTCAACAGTATCGCCGTTCATCACAGCTCCGTCTGCAAACTCTAAGTTCCAAGCTTCTTGAGCTGCATTTAACGTCAACACATTTAACCCTAAATTTTGTGCCGCAATCTGGCTGCTTAAACGGGTTCTTAAACTTGAATTTAAAAATACAAGTCCGATGGTTTTTCCTTTTCCCTTTCCGGTTTCCGAAAGAGGGTTTTCTTTAATTTGTAAAGCTTTTTTTATAATGTCCTGTAAGTTTTTAACATCACTTACAGAGGTGAATTTTTTCATTTGGAAATTTTTATTTTTTCAATGGACAAATGAAATATCCATTTCATTTTGAATTGATTTTAAAGATTTTTCATCTTATATATTATTGTCATTCTGACGAAGGAAGAATCTCAACTATATATTTAAAGATTCTTCACTCCACTTCGTTCCATTCAGAATGACAGAAAGCATAATTTTCACAGTTTAAATATTCTCCAATACTTCTTGCAAAGCACCGATGAATAGATCAGTTTCTTCTTTTTTAATGTTAAGCGCCGGAAGAATCCTCAACACAGTCTTATCATTGGAGTTTCCGGTGAAAATATGATGATCGTACAACAGGCTATTCCTCACGTCCGAGCAATCCCTGTCGAGTTCAATCCCAATCATCAAGCCTTTCCTTCGGATGGTTTTAATATGTGGAAAATCTTTCAATTCATTTTCAATATATTCGCCCATTTCCTGAGCATTTTCGATGAGATTCTCATCTTTCATCACGTCCAAAACTGCAATCGCAGCTACACAAGCTAAGTGATTCCCGCCAAAAGTTGTTCCCAGCAAGCCGTTACTTGCCTGAAATTTCGGATGAATCAATACTCCGCCGATTGGAAAGCCATTTCCCATTCCTTTTGCCGTTGTGATAATATCTGCTTCAATTCCAAATTCCTGATGAGCAAAGAAATGTCCGCTTCTTCCGTAACCTGACTGAACTTCATCTAAAATCAAAACCGCACCGTATTTTTCGCACAGTTCTTTGATTTTTGTTAAAAATTCAACCGTTGGAATCATAATTCCGCCAACTCCCTGAATTCCTTCAATAATTACAGATGAAATTTCGCTTCCCTGATTTTCAAAAACGGTTTCAAGCTGTTCGATATTATTCCATTCAGATCTGATAAATCTTTCGTCATAGTTTACCGGAGCTACGATTTTTGGATTATCGGTCACAGAAACCGCTGCTGAAGTTCTTCCATGGAAAGAACCTGAAAAATATAACACCTTACTTTTTCCGTTGTGAAAAGAAGCCAATTTTAAAGCATTTTCGTTTGCTTCAGCTCCGGAATTACATAAAAACAGATTGTAATCTTCCAAACCTGACAGTTTTCCTAATTTATCTGCTAATTCAGTTTGCAATTCGTTCTGAACCGAGTTTGAATAGAAAGATATTTTATCTAATTGTTTTTTTAATTGAATTTGATAATGCGGATGGTTATGCCCGATAGAAATTACCGCATGACCTCCGTAAAAATCAAGATATTTTTGTCCTTTATCGTCCCAAAGAAATGATTCCTGAGCTTTTACTGGATTTATATTGAATAATGGATATACGTTGAATAAATTCATTTTGTAGTTGATTATTGTTGGTTGACAGTTGTTGGTTTTACAACTTCATCTTTTATTATATTTTTCTTTTGTCTTGAAACAAAAGAAACAAAAGTTCAAGACTTGGAAACTTTTGCTAAAAAATATTTTTGTTCTCTAAAAATTCTAAAACTTGCGCGAATTTGACATTTGTCTTGCGATTCGAACAGTAGAATTTTCTTAACGTTCACAAAACTATTTTTCTTAACGCTCCATTTTCCTAAGTCGGTTTTACTTTGAGTTTAAAAATTCATAATTAACTCATTTTCAATAGGTATTAAAATGCGATTGGTTTTAAATTTAATCCTAAATTTTCTTCCCAGTTCATTGCAAGATTCATATTTTGAACCGCTTGTCCGGAAGCTCCTTTTAACAAATTGTCAATCGCTGAGTGAATAACCGCAACATTTCCACTCTTTTCTATATGAATCACACAGCGATTCGTGTTGACAACCTGCTTTAAATCAATTGCTTTCTCACTTACCTTTACAAAAGGCTCATCTGCATAAAAATCTCTAAACAATTGATTGATATCTGAAAGTTCTAAATCTGTTTTCACCGTGGAACTCGTAAAAATTCCTCTCGCAAAATCTCCCCTCCATGGAACAAAATTCAGACTGATTTCATTCGTATTAAAAGAAACTAATTGCTGTAAAATCTCATCCACATGTTGATGTGTCAAAGTTTTATAGGCTGAAATATTATCATTTCTCCAGGTAAAATGCGTCGTTGTCTGCAAAGACTGACCCGCACCTGTAGAACCTGTAATTCCCGTTGTGTACACTTCATTTAACAAACTTTTTTGAGCTAATGGAAGCAAAGCCAGTTGAATCGCCGTTGCAAAACATCCAGGATTTGCAATACTTTTTGCTCCTGAAAGTTGTTTTTTGTTGATCTCAGGCAGACCGTAGATAAAATCTCTGTTTGCGAAATTTCCATCTAAACGAAAATCATTTCCTAAATCGATTACTAATGTTTCATCTTTTATATGATTTTTAGCCAGCCAATTCTGACTTTCTTTATGAGGAAGACATAAAAATAAAATATCTACCTCTTCAGATTGATCCGTTAAAACCATTTCACAAACCGTCGTTAGATCCGGGTACAGATCTGAAATTATTGTCCCCGAATTTGAACGACTATATAAAAAACTCAAAGTCACATTGGGATGAAAAGCCAACAGGCGTACCAATTCGCTTCCTGTATAACCGTTGGCGCCTATTATTCCTGCTGTTTTTATTTCTTTTTGATTAATCATTTTTGATAACTTTATTGATAGGATTTTCATCCTATCCTTTGTTAAATCGTCCCTTTGGGGCTCTTTTGTTCCTACGAATTGCATGCAGCCCGACTTGAGCGGAAATCCTTTTGTGAGGAGGAACGACGAACAAAAGATTGGGAGTAGAAGGCGGATTAAGCTGCCCAAATCTTAATTATTTATCTGATGATATATATTTAAGGAATTACTTACGATTTTCGTGTAGCCTTTTACATCTTCACCTGTCCAAGCTCTGTTTGCTTCGCCATAGCTTCCGAATTTATCAGACATTAAATCATGTTTAGATTCAATTCCATTTAGGATAAATCTATAGGGATGAAGGGTTACAAATACTTTTCCGCTTACTTTTTTTTGAGAATCATCTAAGAAAGATTCGATGTTTCTCATCACAGGGTCTAAGAAAAGCGCTTCATGAAGCCAGTTTCCGTACCAGTCGGATAACTGAGATTTCATCATCTGCTGATATTTTGAAAGCGTATGTTTTTCCAATAAATGATGTGCTTTTATAATTACAGACGCAGCTGCTGCCTCAAAACCTACTCTTCCTTTAATTCCGACAATCGTGTCTCCAACGTGGATATCACGACCAATTCCGTAAGCAGAAGCTAATTTTTCAATTTTTTGAATTGCATAAACAGAATGTTCAAAATTTTCTCCGTTTACCGCTACAACTTCACCATTTTTAAACTCGATTTCCAGTTCTGAAGGTTGAGTTTCTTTAATTTGTGATGGAAAAGCTTCTTCGGGAAGATAATTTCTTGAAGTCAAAGTTTCTTTTCCACCAACTGAAGTCCCCCAAAGTCCTTTATTTACAGAATATTGCGCTTTTTGAAATTCCATTTCGTAACCATGACTTTTCAAAAACTCAATTTCTTCTTCACGGGATAAAGCCATATCACGAATCGGCGTAATAATTTCTACATTCGGGCACATCACCTGGAAGATCAAATCGAAACGAACCTGGTCATTTCCCGCACCTGTACTTCCGTGAGCAATCGCATCAGCACCGATCTCAATCGCATATTTTGCAATTTCCTGCGCCTGAATCGTACGTTCTGCACTTACAGATAATGGATATGTATTATTTTTCAAGACATTCCCAAAGATCAAATACTTTACACAAGAATTGTAATAATCTTCCTGAGCATCTACGCACCTGTATCCTCTCACCCCAAGATTGAAGGCTTTTTTCTCCAGTTCTTTTTCTTCTTCTTTAGAAAAACCTCCGGTATTTACAGTCACTGCATATACTTCATATCCAAGTGTTTCACTCAAATATTTGGCACAGTAAGAGGTATCTAAACCTCCGCTAAACGCTAAGATTACTTTCTTGCTCATTTTGATATTGATTTTCGGGTTGATCATTTACAACCTCATTTACTTTATTATTATCGGGAACGAAAAGCATTGCTGTACAAAGACAGTTCTTACGTTCCTTTTTCATTAAAATTTCATAATTCACACAGTTCTTGCAACCGTTCCAAAATTCCTCATCTTGTGTCAATTCAGAATAAATTACAGGTTTGTACCCTAAATCACTGTTGATTTTCATCACAGCAAGGCCGGTTGTCAAGCCAAATATTTTCGCATTGGGAAATTTCTCTCTGGATAATGCAAACACTCTATCTTTGATTAAGGTTGCAATACCTCCATGCCTGAATTTTGGAGAAACAATTAATCCCGAGTTGGCCACAAACTGACCATGCGACCAAGTCTCTATATAACAGAAACCCACCCACTCTCCGTTTTCAGTGGCTACAACAGCATTGCCTTCTGAAATCTTTTTACTTAAATATTCTATAGAACGTTTTGCAATACCCGTCCCTCTTCGCTGTGCAGAATCATACATTTCCTGCTGTATTTCACTCACATACATTAGATGCATGGACGAGGAAATTTCTATTTCCATTTATTTATCTGAATTTTTTGGCAAATTTAAAACATAATAACTTTAAAAACCAAATTAAAAAGATAATTTTATTGAATTAAATTAATATACAGGTAATTTTATCTTTACAGTAAATTAACATTTTGCTAAATTATTATATATTTGCTAAAAAAATATAGTTATGGAAAATAACTGTCCGAAATGTAAGAGTACAAATATTGTAAAAAGCGGAATCATTAATGAAAAACAAAGGTTTCATTGTAAGGATTGTAACTATTATTTTACGGTAAAAAAACTTGGTAAACAGATTGATGATTATTACGTAACAAAAGCTTTGCAACTATATCTTGAAGGATTGAGTTTCCGTGAAATAGAGCGAATCATAGGCGTTTCTCATGTAACAATCAGTTCATGGATCAAGAAATATAACATCACAAGACCTCCTCATTCTGGCTTTCATCCTGTTTATAAAATTTTAAAACAAAATGAGCTGATTGAATATATTGCCAAAGAAGAAAACATTAAAGATTCCGGTTTAATTATTACCCAATTTGCAGATAAATATATGTTGATCAAATGGGAACGTTTTAAGAAATAATTTCATGAATGACGAGCTATGAATTATAAGTTATGAGTTTTTTATAAAATTTAACTCAATGATTATCAATAATTTAATTTAATATAAAAAGAACTTTCGAACTCATAATCCATCATTTATAATTCATAACTATATACACAGCATAAATATATATTAAATTTTTATAACTAAATTATTAATTACAATTTGGCTTTCACAAAATAACAGCCAAAAAATTAATAATTTATGAAGAAAATATTAAGTTTTATTGGATTAGCTTTAATTAGCTGTTCTGTATACGGTCAAGGTTCTCCTGATTATGGAAATGGTTTAAAAATAAATTTAAATCCTGAAGGAGATAAATATGTTAGATTTATTTTATGGGATCAGTTCTGGATCAGGAACACAGAAATGAATCCTGGAAGTATGGTTGGAGGTGAGCCTACCGATAATACCTGGAATTTAGGAAACCGAAGAGCTCGTATTTTGGCTTACGCACAAGTAACCAAGCGTTATATGATCTTATTGCATTTCGGAATGAATAATCAGACTTTCATCAACGGTGGTGCAACCGGAACAACCGGAACGGGGGGCTACGGAAACGGCAAAAAAACACAACTTTTCTTTCATGATGCCTGGAATGAATATGCCGTAATTATGCCGGGTGAAGCAGGAAAATTCAGCTTAACTTTAGGAGGTGGGCTTCATTATTACATGGGACTTTCCCGCATGACAATGGCTTCAACATTAAACTTTCTTACAGTAGATTCTCCTATTTTCAGTTGGCCTTTAATTGATAATTCCGACCAGTTTGCAAGACAAATGGGAGTTTTCGCAAAAGGTAAATATGGAAAGTTTGAATACCGAATGAGTTTAAACAAGCCATTCGCAACAGATTTAACTCCTCCAAATACTTTAGTTCCAGGAAATGAAGTTGCAGTTGACAACAACGGAAACCCAAATTGGTCTAAAGCGGGTTATTTCGAATACCAATTTTTAGATACAGAATCAAATCTTCTTCCTTTCAAAGTAGGTTCTTACTTAGGGACAAAAAAAGTTTTCAACGTCGGTGCAGGTTTTTATCATCAAGCCGAAGGAACGAGAACTTCAGTCAACTCAAACATCGAAAAACACGACATCACCCTACTTTCCGTAGATGCTTTTGCCGATATTCCTTTAGGTGAAGCAAAAAATAAAATGGCAGTTTCGGCTTATGCAGGATATTTCAACTATAATTTCGGACCCAATTACGTTAGAAATTTAGGAACAATGAATATCGCAGCCAACGACCCAAATTTCGTCGGACAAAGAGCTTTGGCTGGTCCCGGAAATTTACAGCCGATGATCGGTACAGGAAATGTAGTTTATGCTCAAGCGGGTTTGTTACTTCCCAATCAGGCAGAAAAACCGAAAGTCAGAATTCAGCCTTTTGCAGCTTACACTTACAAAGATTTTGAAGCATTCGACAAACCATCTTCACAGTTTGATGTGGGAGCCAACTGGTTTTTAGACGGGCATCATGCGAAAATCACTACTCAATATTCTACAAGACCAGTGTACACAAGCCCGACTGAGAGCCCGAAATCTAAAGGAGAATTTATTGTACAACTTCAGATCTATTTATAAAAATTAATTTCCATTATAATAATTTAAACAAAAAAATCTAGTGATATGAGCGAACAACACCACGATGCTTACGAGAATATGACAGATAAGCAGAAAAACCGCACCATCTGGAGTGTCATCACTGCATCATCTCTCGGAACCTTGATAGAATGGTATGATTTCTATATTTTCGGAAGTTTAGCCGTCGTTTTGGCGACAAAATTTTTCCCGGCAGATAATCCGACCGCAGCATTTTTATCTACATTGGCGACTTTTGCAGCAGGATTTGTTGTAAGACCTTTCGGAGCTTTATTTTTCGGAAGATTGGGAGATATTATCGGAAGAAAATACACTTTTCTCGTTACTTTATTAATCATGGGATTCTCTACATTTCTGATTGGATGTATTCCCGGTTATGAAACCATAGGATATTTGGCGCCGGTTTTAGTTTTAATCTTAAGACTTTTACAAGGTTTGGCTTTGGGAGGAGAATATGGAGGAGCAGCAACTTATGTGGCGGAATATTCACAGCCACACAGAAGAGGTTACTGGACTTCATGGATTCAAACCACCGCAACTGCAGGACTTTTCATTTCTTTAATTGTTATTTTAATTACAAAAAATACACTTTCTGCTGAAGATTTTGATTCTTGGGGATGGAGAGTTCCATTCTGGATCTCGATTTTAATGGTGGGAGTTTCTTATTTCATTAGAAAAAACATGAAGGAGTCTCCGCTTTTTGCAAAGGCTAAAAGCGAGGGGAAAACTTCTAAAAATCCTTTAAAAGAAAGTTTCGGTAATAAATTTAACTTCAAATTTGTTTTATTGGCATTATTCGGAGCTGCGATGGGACAAGGTGTGATTTGGTATACAGGACAATTTTACGCCATGAGTTTCCTCCAAAAAGTAATGAACATCAATTCGATGCAGGTCGATTATTTAATGGCAACAGCTTTATTGATGGGAACTCCTTTCTTCGTATTTTTTGGTTGGCTTTCAGATAAAATTGGAAGAAAAGCAATTATGATGACCGGAATGTTGATTGCGATTTTAGCCTACAGACCGATTTACGACGCCATGTACAAAAGCGTGAACATTGAAGCTAAAACGGTTGAAAGTGACGGCATCAAAGAAACCAGAGTTGCAGCAATTCATAAAGATATCGCAACAGACAGCTTAATTACGTTTCATAAAGAAACCACTTTCACAGACGGAACTTTAATTAAAAAAGACAGTATCGTTCATTGGTCTGCAAAAGGTCCGGTAATGAAAGATGGAAAAGCTGAAGAGCCGAAAGTTTCCACAGCTATTACTTTGAACGACGACACAAGATGGTATTTGGTATTCTTGGTGTTTATTCAGGTAATTTTTGTAACGATGGTTTACGGTCCGATTGCAGCATTTTTAGTTGAAATGTTCCCTGTAAGGATCCGTTACACCTCGATGTCTTTACCGTATCATATTGGTAATGGGGTTTTTGGAGGACTACTTCCTGCAGTTGCCACTTATCTCGTAACTTCCGGAAAAGATGCAGGACACCCAACTTGGTATCTGGAAGGACTTTGGTATCCGATTGGAGTTGCCGCAGTCTGTTTAGTCATCGGATTGATCTATCTTAAAAATAAGAACAACAATATCCACGATTAATAGGGATAATCACTTAAAAATTTATTAATTTTAAATCTACTAAAATGAACGGATTAAAAAAAATATTAGGCATTGCTTGGATTTTGATTGCCTTAGCTGTTGCCTACTTCGGAATTACAGTAATGGGTGTTCCTAAAATCACTTCAGGAAAACAGGAAGACCTTGTGTTCGGAATCATCATACTTTTTGTATTGGTACCGATTGTAACAGGCGGAATGG
Coding sequences within it:
- the argH gene encoding argininosuccinate lyase — encoded protein: MKKIWQKDDNATNILVNKFTVGKDLDFDERLAKYDVQGSMAHCKMLAEVGIISNEESKQMLSVLGEILEDIENGTFEIDKTAEDIHSQVESILIEKLGDTGKKIHTARSRNDQVLLDIKLYLVDEIREITALTDEFFQILIKLADQHKNVLLPGYTHLQIAMPSSFGLWFGAYAEALLDDVEMLFSVKNIINKNPLGSAAGYGSSFPIDRESTTYNLGFQSMNYNSVYAQMTRGKSEKMLSMAMATLAGTLGKFSYDVCLYLSQNFDFISFPKEFTTGSSIMPHKKNPDIFELVRARCNRIQSLPNEFIMLTNNLPSGYHRDMQLTKEILFPAIDSLKECLEILSYTLPNIQVKDGILEDEKYKYLFSVEKINEEVKNGSSFRDAYVKVGQEIENNEFDFEIAKLNHTHQGSIGNLCLDKIEYQFNKLKNKLLG
- a CDS encoding acetylornithine carbamoyltransferase, translated to MKKFTSVSDVKNLQDIIKKALQIKENPLSETGKGKGKTIGLVFLNSSLRTRLSSQIAAQNLGLNVLTLNAAQEAWNLEFADGAVMNGDTVEHIKDAIEVLNQYCDIIAVRCFAGMKSKEDDVNESILSQFEQHAKVPVISLESATRHPLQSLADCITITENWSFDKLKTDKKPKVVLTWAPHIKPIAHAVGNSFAEWMQEMDVELVITNPEGYNLDKNFTKDVKVIHNQDEALKDADFIYVKNWSSFDDYAAMPEVKENWMLTNEKLANTNRAKVMHCLPVRRNVELSDEVMDGENSIIYQQAKNRIFSAQAVFSEILDELNS
- a CDS encoding M20 family metallo-hydrolase, with product MQELRSVYSKEELLNNAVELLKKLIEIPSFSKDEFNTSVEIENFFKKNSIPTKRFKNNIWAVNKNFDVFKPSILLNTHHDTVKPNKAYTLDPFLPIEKDGKLFGLGSNDAGASLVSMAQVFLHFFDKEDLKYNLVIALTAEEEISGFDGIEALFSQLPNVELAIVGEPTQMDLAIAEKGLLVIDGEMKGTPSHAAHPNDDNSIIKCMEDLQQILNFKFPKVSDYLGEVKVTLSGIHAGVQHNVVPESCAFTLDVRVTDEYSNKEAFEIIQSQMKSTLTARSFRLNSSKIEMEHPFVQAGLEIGRTTYGSPTSSDQAIIPCTSVKIGPGDSRRSHTADEFIFIKEIEEGIEIYIQILEKVL
- a CDS encoding Lrp/AsnC family transcriptional regulator; this encodes MDLKDKMILSIIQEDSTYSVKEISEKIGLTFTPTYERIKQLEKQGIIEKYVGLLNREKLGLNIVVYCNVRLKEQSKKVLETFEKNIMQHDEVQEIISLSGEYDYMLKIIAKDINSYNNFTVNVISNIPNIGQYHSSIVLHEVKKSTKFKIDLG
- a CDS encoding aspartate aminotransferase family protein, with translation MNLFNVYPLFNINPVKAQESFLWDDKGQKYLDFYGGHAVISIGHNHPHYQIQLKKQLDKISFYSNSVQNELQTELADKLGKLSGLEDYNLFLCNSGAEANENALKLASFHNGKSKVLYFSGSFHGRTSAAVSVTDNPKIVAPVNYDERFIRSEWNNIEQLETVFENQGSEISSVIIEGIQGVGGIMIPTVEFLTKIKELCEKYGAVLILDEVQSGYGRSGHFFAHQEFGIEADIITTAKGMGNGFPIGGVLIHPKFQASNGLLGTTFGGNHLACVAAIAVLDVMKDENLIENAQEMGEYIENELKDFPHIKTIRRKGLMIGIELDRDCSDVRNSLLYDHHIFTGNSNDKTVLRILPALNIKKEETDLFIGALQEVLENI
- the argB gene encoding acetylglutamate kinase, with amino-acid sequence MKEKLYIIKIGGALIDDEELLNEFLEQFSEIKEKKILVHGGGKLATTLADKLGVEQKMVNGRRITDKDTLDIVAMVYAGGINKNIVAKLQHKKCKAMGFSGADANLIKAKKREHAEIDFGFVGDITEKSVNRKLISKLLKLELVPVFSAITHDKKGHLFNTNADTIASVIAQALSVKYDVELLYCFDKEGVLEDVNNPESVIKNISEEKFSTLKDEGKLHKGILPKLENALGAVKNKVNKVFLIKETALKNHIENHHAGTEICL